The segment ATattaacggggagagagagagagagagagagagagagagagagagagagagagagagagagagagagagagagagagagagaagagagagagagagtgctgcgTAGGAAGGAGCGCCCCATCTTGCCTGACACACAGTGACCCaggctacaatctttgagcatagggatcttcatttatgataaataacagttttggtttattaatacccaaaaaggaatatcaaattcataataatcatgatttattaacattgtcttagTAAAAAGAGTACAtgtttgagtttcacctctgccattcacttgcttttatgtcttgtttatctttgtttcagcaagaatttcatcatgccaaagaggaaaagacaagcaaaacatctctctaacatacagaagaagaaaactgaCTCTAATAAGAGTTCAGAAGATCATAATTCGGTGATattagcacagagagagagagagagagagagattgagagagagagagagagagtgttgcgtAAGGAAGAGTGCCCAGTCTCGcctgagcaaagggatcttcatttatgattaaattgtgataaataacatagttttgatttattaatacccaaaagggaatatgaaattcaAAGTAATCATGCTTTATTAACaatgtttatgtaaaaaaaaaaaaatacaaagaaaaactttgaacgcccgtatctcaaactatacttattgaccttcaaattttatcttctACCTTAGTTTCAAAGCTACAGCATTAAAATTTGGTATATAatttagaaagacattatagaacaatcaaatgaagcccctttttccaaattttgtttcatttttttgtcataCATTTTTTCCTAATCTTTAGGGCTTATATTctaccataaagaaaaaaattcatatctaacaaaaaaaattacttttagaaaagcTCTTCATTTGGGATTGAATAGTCTACATCAGgttatatatggtagtaatcccaggtcttaatattacatagcaagggaggagatagaatttgaaaaatggttattttcgggataaatcgcactggcgtcacaaaaccgaaggtcagaggcgaaaatcatgtgtggtttggagatgtcctaggtcaccttattaagtggtttGAATGTCAGtcatgtccttaaaaaatgggCATTAGCCAGCCAGCCCCCTtaactctttcttctccttctctcctcaatatCAAAGCTACCTTGTTCAGtcttcagtctcaagtcagcagCGCGTGACGTCACCTTGATGACATATGATTTttgagctaaattttatattgaaatggtttattctattatttattttgttgaacatTGTTACCATTAAaactatacagtggacccccatattcacgttctccggattcgcggactcgcacattcgtggatttctctctggaatgtttccctgcattattcacagaaaattcccctattcgcagtatttttctatgagaaatatccacaaattcctggttttttttttatcaatttcatagaATGCACTTTgtgaaaaaactattaaaaaaaaaacaggggtgtctggtacgcatccccaaaCAAATACAGGGGAACCACTGTACATTGTAAAGGAAAAAAcattaatacagtttttcttgcAGGATGCAGTAggccatcaaataaaaaaaataaacacgatAATTAATCAGTTTGAAGTACGAGTATTGTTCAACAAACGatagattttttttagaaaattacaacacaaaattttctcaaaaattacaatacaaaattttctcaaaaatttagTTCGAAAAACGGAATGTTCGACAAATGAGATACCACTGTATCAGAGCTTCTTTTATAGCGGGGTTGGCTCGGATGCTTTAATCTGTTATCTTAGTGAGCTACTGTAATGGTGTGGATCTATTGACATAACAGACATAAAGCACTGACACAAACTCACTCATCACAACAATGGTGTGTGAACAGGTTTTTTCTCCATTTACTGATAAGAAAGAATATAACTCATACAAAGAGGAAGTTCCAGATCAGCCAAATGGTAATGCAAGATGTCCACACTTGACTGCAGCCAACAAAAAAGTGCTAGCAGGGCAGTGAGTTAGGGGGTACTCCACATTCACACCCACCAGTTAACTACTTTTGTTACCAAGTTATCAGCATTAAATTCCAGCTTCACTGAATAATACTCATACATAAAAGTGAATGGTTTGTATTTTCATTGGAACAATTAGCAATCCCATCTAACCAACAAGCTTCAGTCATGAAGATAAAATTTGATCTGTAAAAAAACTAATCTGGTTAGTTACAACATAATAGTCATTGTAAGCCATGTTTAACCCATCTTTAGAAAATATGTCAGGAATGATCAAAGGTTCAATTATGTGCCTGAATTCTCACCTGTCTCTCCAAGCTAGACAGCTTAGAGTACTTGCTAAGGATATAGAACTTATCACATGTAAAGCTAAACCTGAAGACAATCCTGATTAGTTCATTAATCATGGCTATAAAGTACAAACACTTACCACACACTGCAAATCAAGATATAAAAATGCAGTGTTGTAATTATCCTAAAGAATAATACAGCAAACTGCAACTGCTGTCGTACGAAAGATCACCGACAGTATAATCTATAAAATTAATATTGGCTATGATGCATTTGAATTATAATGCTATGATATACTTAAGCTCAAGTTTCCATATCGCCATAACCAGTTTTCTTTTCCCAGAACTTGATTTGTAACATTGCTAGATTAAGATTAGCTTCATGCTGTGCTCTTTGCCACTCATGAGCTTCTCGTTGCTGTTGGTATCGTTCTTGTAAAGTTTTTCGTTCTAAACGTAAATTTTCAATGGAAAGTTGGGCTTGCTGCATCTGCATCTGTGCTAGAAGAATATCTTGATcacataactgatccatcttttGTTTCCTGGTTCTTCTAGAAGGGCCAATATTTGGGTTCATGTCTGATGATGGTTTTTCATAATAGGTTGTTAAATCACAATTCTGAGGTGCCTCTGGGGCAGCAGGTTGTTGGTTTGTCTGAAATCCATCCATTCTCACACTTGTATTTGTAGATGTCTCTGGCATTAACATTTCACTGACCATACTTTCTGAATTCACATTCTTAACATCTCcatctgaaatttaaaaaaaaatgtaagacatACCTTTAGGGACAAATACTTTTATAAGCATACAAGTTGAATATCTCAACTCCTAAATGTTGAAATACTTATATTCTTTGGCCGTATTCAtactacagtagtgcctcaggttacgaaattaatctgttccaaagcggccttcgtaacctgattttttcgtatctagaactacgttttacatgtaaattgcctaattcgttccaagccctacaaaaacaccacagaaaattttataataaagctaaattgaccaataaacaatgaaatacaacaatttggaccattcaatacctatcCTAACCGTGACtgtactgtacctgtaaataaagtgtattagtgtacagggtacaagaaataatgtacgtacatgtaaaatgtggaatCTTACCTTTCGAGAGAGGCGATGTTCGAAAgtgacgacagaggaggaggacaaatggcagaaaacatgaacacttcttcttgattatctccatcttcgtctccatagaaagcatcctcttctttccgtgaacttcagcaacattcttgggacccatggctaataacgtaagtaattaagttcattcacaacacgataaagtaacttacagtacaacacgAGAAAAATCACTAACACTAATTTACGGTAACAAACGAAATCTGTGTGAATGAACGAAATCtgggtgtttacgataacgctgccgcaacgaaatggtcaaggaacgcctttgaatagaggcatgatgggacagatgctgaccaataggagagcaggatctgcGGTGGTGACTAACATCATGGAACTAATGGGAGAACGGGAGGACTGTggtgagtctactgagttggcggtgcgcgagttttaaaattgttctcggcggcccgggcaaatctcggactttacagtacatacccccttttgcaacctgaattaattattttcatacacagaagcaaaaaatctttgtctttgccttcgtaacctgggtttttttcgtacgtagggactttcgtatgtagggggATGACTATACATACCtagcatttttttatttcctgtccAACAGTTTAAATTAACTTATGATAGTTACAGTTGGGTAAGTACCTCATGCAGGAAAAGCTCTGTGTTTGGCTTGGATTAACGCATCACTGGAAACTGTCTGAACATACAGGGGCACTGTGGTACagtgtacctcgagatacgaaattaatccgttccgaggcggccttcgtatcatgagtttttcgtatcttggaatacattttacatgtaaaatggctaatccgttccaagccctccaaaaactccccagtaaattttatttccaggcctaaaacacatgttctagggttacaagccgatccaacggaagaaaatatgactccaaaaaggcaaaatactgtacatactgagtaatattcaactgcttataatgttcaacccattttattaggactttagcatattgtccttagcaataagcctagcctatgttagcggttgctactgtagcctagtctatgattctgaccaTATAAatctaagagctaaaagcttagaatatgccaataaaatgtataaataatcagtatgtactcatttcaaataattatt is part of the Macrobrachium nipponense isolate FS-2020 chromosome 6, ASM1510439v2, whole genome shotgun sequence genome and harbors:
- the LOC135216172 gene encoding uncharacterized protein LOC135216172, producing MLDNISTSFDEKTGEPNLDGDVKNVNSESMVSEMLMPETSTNTSVRMDGFQTNQQPAAPEAPQNCDLTTYYEKPSSDMNPNIGPSRRTRKQKMDQLCDQDILLAQMQMQQAQLSIENLRLERKTLQERYQQQREAHEWQRAQHEANLNLAMLQIKFWEKKTGYGDMET